Part of the Candidatus Brocadia sinica JPN1 genome, AAAGCGGAAAATGTCATGCTGAATCCTGATCTTCATCAGGACATGCTTATTTCAGCATCTTCTATCAAAAATACTCTTCCGATTCGTTCGGATTAGGGTATTTTATGAACAATGTTGTATAACTTTGTACAATGTTAGACGCATCAGCACAAAAAGTAACCATCTCTGAAGTTGAGAAGAATTTCATACTTAAGGGAATATTGTCGGTAATAAAAAAGGTTGTCACTGCGCAGCAGTTTGATATATGGTTTTCCTGCCTCAGTGTATTTTCTCTTACAAACAATAGTATTACGTTTGTTGCGCCAAACAATTTTATCAGGGATTGGCTTAACAGTAATTACAGCGACCTTTTTTCCAGCGCCGTTTATAAGGTATTAAACTCTTCCCGGGAAGTAATTATTTCCACCGAAGACGAGGTCTTTGAACAACCGCCAGTACTTTCGTTTTTTTCAAATGGTTCTGTTCATGATGCTATGGGTATTTCTGATGAGCATTACTCGATACCACTAAACAAATACTATAGCTTTGAGAACTTTGTTGTGGGACCATGTAACAGGCTCGCACACGCTGCAGCAGTTGCAGTATCAGAGTCCCCCGGTCATGCGTATAACCCTTTATTTATTCATGGAGCCTCAGGTTTGGGAAAGACACACCTTCTTCACGCCATAAACAATGTATTAGCTTCCAAATATACCATGAAGACTCTTTTTTTGTCATGTGAACGCTTTGTAAATCATTATATATCCACGATACGGTCAAATAGCTGGGATTCATTCAGGGAATTATACAGAAATGCTGATGCGCTCCTTATAGACGATATACAGCTCTTTGAAAATTCGCAGGGAAGCAGGGAAGAATTTTTCCATACCTTTAATACCCTTTACAACGCAAAAAAACAAATAGTCATCACCAGTGACTGCCTCCCGGAATCTATAGCATCCCTTGAGGACAGACTTGTCTCCCGTTTTAAATGGGGGCTCCTCTGTGGCATAGATAGTGCAACCATAGAAACCCGCATTGCAATTGTAGAAAAAAAGGCATCTCTCTGGGGCATCAATCTATCTCATGAAGTTGCGTCGTATCTGGCAGAAAACCTGTCCGGCAACATCAGGGAACTTGAAGGCGCTATCGCACGGCTAAATAAAGAAGAAAAGGTAACAAAAAACAGTATTACGCTGGACCTTGCCAAAAAAGTTATTCAGGGACTTTCGGGAAATAAAAAAGCGGTTAGTATTGAGGCTGTTATTGAAGCTGTTTCCAGGAGGTTCCATGTAACTGTATCGCAACTTCAATCAAAACGCAGAACGAGAAGCCTGGCACTACCAAGACAAATAGTGATGTATCTTTCAAGAAAGCTAACAAATATGTCGCTTGTGGAAATTGGGGGTTATATCGGCGGAAGGGACCACTCAACCGTAATCCATGCAGATGAAAAGATAACACAAATGTTAAAAAAAGATAAAAATCTCCTCTTTATTTTACAAAAATTGGAAAATGAATTACAAAAGTAACAGGTTTATAACATGTAGAAAGTTCGTAATGTTTTCCGGAGACTAAACGCCGGGAATCGGATGCTGATAAAATCAAACCCTGTATATACGATACTTACAAACCATGGTTTCTACAGGTTTTCTACAGGTTACCAGGTGATTTATCTCTATGTTTTATTAGTTGTTATGACATTTAATTCTGGTTTTAGTCATCGTATAATAGTTTTACGATGTTTCTTTATATAAAAAAATATAAAACTTAGGAATAACATATGAATTTAATTTTTTCTGGAAATGATTTATACAATAATTTTAATTTAGTAACTGGTATAGTGCCATCTTCAACAATAAAAAATATACTGAAGGGAGTGAAAGTCGAAGTTAAGGATAACCGTGTAAAACTAACTGCAACTGATTTGGAGGTTTTGGTTAAGTGTTTGGCGCCAGTGAAGGAATGTGCCGGGGACGGTAGTATTGTTTTACCGGCGCTTCGCGTTAATAACATTCTGAGGGAATGGGCAGGTCATGATGAAGTAATAATGTCCATAGAGGGTAACGGTTGTGTGTTAAGGTCAAAAGGTGGACATTTTAAGATAGCTGGAGAAGATTCTGGGCAGTTTCCGGATGTCACCGTGACAGAGATAAGGGATTTTGTTGAGGCAGATGGTGCAGTTATTGGCGATATGGTGGGAAAAGTGGTTCATTCGGTGTCTACGGTAAAGGCAAGAAGTGTATTAAGTGGTGTTTTTGTAAGGATTTCCGGGGATGATATTATTATGGTGGCGGCGGATGGAAATAGAATGTCTTGTGTAAAACGTAAGGTGGATAATCCGGGTGGGGTCTCGATGGATGGTGTGATTGCGGTAAAGTGTTTGATGTTTCTGCAACGATTTGTGTCTGAATGTAAGGGTCCTTTAAGGGTGGGAATAGGGGAATCACGAATCTGTTTTGTTGGTGAAACGGGTGAGGTTATATCACAGATCATAGAAGGTCAGTATCCAAGATATGAGGATATTATACCAAAAAAGGATGGGAGGGTAGTGGAGGTAAATAGAGATGAGTTATTATCAGGGGTGAGGATGGCTTCGTTTATGACGAGTGAGGGATACCGGATTGTGAAGTTTGCCATTACCGGTGGAAAGCTGATGCTTACATCGAGGGCTGCGGATGTTGGGGAGGCCGAATTGGAGATTGTTGCCAGTTATGAAGGGCCTGATTTTGAGATAAGTTTTAATCCGGATTACGTCATGGATGCACTGAAGGTTTCTGATGGTGATACGATTGTTATGAAGTTCAGCGACGGTGAAGGGGCCGCTGTGTTCAAAACAGGCTATGAACAGATGGATGTTATTATGCCTATTGAGCCGAAATGATTAGTGATTATTGAAAAATAAAAAACAAGATGTAAGTTTAGTAAAATGGCTAATAAATGGTTATATGGTTAAGTGATTAGTTATTCAACATATAACTATTTAGCCATTTTACCATGCATTTAAGGAGACGCACACTATGGCGGAGGAACTACCAGAAAGATATTTTTACAACAGAAACAAGATTGTAAGAATCGGTCAGATACTGAAAGACGTGTTCCCAAAGAGGAGTATTACCGACAGAACTTATAATCAGGTTAGGGAAGCATGGCGACGTATTGCGGGTGACGATGTTTGTAAGTATTCTGATGTCACTGGCTTAAAAAATAGGGTGTTGTATGTGAATGTAGAATCCGCTGCGCTTATTCACCATTTGACTAATTTTGAAAAGCATGCTATAATTGCCCGAATTAATGAGATTGTTGGCACAAAATGTGTGGAGGATATTCGCTTTAAAGCAGGGATGATAGATGAAGGAAGAAGATAAGAGTTTAGTAGTAAGACAAGACACGTACGACGCAACGTCTATAAAGGTACTTGGTGGTATAGAGGCGGTCAGAAAAAGGCCGGCAATGTACATAGGGGATACCACCCTCAAGGGGTTGCATCATCTGGTGGAGGAAGTAGTCTGTAACAGCGTGGACGAGGCGGTGGCAGGTTTCTGCGAGAACGTGAATGTAAAAATACATGCGGATGGAAGTTTGTCGGTAGTGGATGACGGCCGGGGTATTCCGGTTGATATACACAAGGAAACGAATAAATCTGCGCTGGAAGTAGTTATGACCATGTTGCACGCAGGGGGCAAGTTTGAACATAAAAGTTACAAGGTATCCGGCGGTCTGCATGGGGTTGGTGTGTCGGTTGTGAATGCGCTTAGTGAATGGATGGAGGTGGAGGTAAAAAGGGATGAGCATGTGTACTTTCAGAGGTATGAAAAGGGTGAAGCAAAGTCGCCTGTAGAGGTAAGAGGTGTTACCAAGAAAAGAGGAACTAAGGTTCTTTTCAAGCCCGACCCTGAGATATTTGAGGATACAACGTTTTGTTTTGAAACGATAGCAAAAAGGCTAAGGGAATATGCCTTTCTGAATAAAGGACTAAAAATAACGCTCAATGATGAGAGGACCGATAAGAGCGATTCATTTCAGTATGAAGGTGGTATAAAGGCCTTTATAAAAGAGCTTAATGATGGGAAGGAAGTGGTCCATAAAGATATAATCTATTTTGAAAAGGAGAGCGACGGAACCATTGTTGAAGTAGCTATGCAGTACAATGATGGATACAGTGAGAATGTGTACTCCTTTGCGAATAATATTAATACCGTAGAGGGCGGCACCCACCTGAGTGGTTTCAGAGCCGCGCTTACGAGGACTCTCAATAATTATGCGAAGAACAAGGGACTTCTTAGTGAAGAGAAGGCGCCCACAGGGGATGATTACAAGGAAGGACTCACGGTTGTCATAAGTATTAAATTGCCAGATCCCCAGTTTGAAGGGCAGACAAAGACAAAACTTGGCAATCGCGACGTCCAGGGCTTTGTAGAAGCCGTGGTGAACGAGCAGTTTGGAATTTACTGTGAGGAGACACCGGCGACAGCAAAGGCTATCATCAATAAAGGGATTGATGCCGCCAGGGCAAGGGAGGCCGCGCGGAAAGCCAGGGATCTGACGAGGAGAAAAGGGGCGCTTGGCAACACAAATCTTCCGGGAAAGCTGGCGGATTGCTCTTCCCGTGACTTCGAGACGTCTGAATTATTCCTCGTGGAGGGTATTTCCGCGGGCGGGACGGCAAAACAGGGAAGGGACCGTACATTCCAGGCAATCCTGCCGTTAAAAGGTGTAATTTTAAATGTGGAAAAGGCGCGCATTGACAAGATGCTAAGCAATGAAGAGATCAGAACACTGATATCCGCCCTGGGAACGGGTATAGGAATGGATGAGTTTAATGTGAGCAACCTGCGGTATGGCAAGGTCATAATAATGACGGATGCCGATATCGATGGGGCACACATCAGGACGCTTCTGCTGACATTTTTCTTCAGGCAGATGATAGATTTAATAGAAAAAGGGCACATCTACATCGCGCAACCACCGCTGTATAAGGTGACAAAGAATAAAAGGCAAGAGTATATCTACGACGACAGGGAGTTACAAAAGAAGCTTATCTCACTTGGGGGTGAGGGGACCGTTATGGAGATTAACAGGGGTAAAAAAGAGGGCCTGGATAATGCAAAACTGGGAAAGTTATTACAGATCTTGGTACAGATGGAAGAGTATACAAAAATGTTAAGAAAAAAAGGGATATCTCTGGACAGGTTTTTGGGGTTACGACACAAGAAAAGTGGAAACCTTCCATTCTATAAAGTGACTTATAGGGGAGAGGTATTTTACGTCTATTCGGAAGAAGAACTGGAAAAGCTCATAAAAGAGAAACAGCAGGCAGAGGGAAGGGAACTGGAGATATTAGAAGAGGACGATGTAATCGAGACCAGGCAGAGAAGGGAAGAGGGGGTAATAGAAGTCATTGAGTATCATGAAAGCAGAGAAATAGAGAAGACTATGAGGATAATAGAGAACTTTGGTTTTTCAATAGATGAGTATTTTGACGGGCGCGACAGTAAAGAGCCACAATACAAGTTGGCATCAGGAGATACGGAAATGTATGCCAATTCCCTGGGAGAGGTTTTATCAAAGATACGTGAGATTGGGAGAAAAGGGCTGGAGATACAGCGTTATAAAGGTCTGGGCGAGATGAATGCGGAAGAACTGGCGGAAACTACCATGAATATTAATACAAGAACGCTATTAAAGGTAAAGGTGGAAGACGCAGCGAAAGCCGATGCGATCTTCAGCACCCTTGCGGGAAAGGACGTTCAGCGGAGAAAAGAATTTATAGAGAAACATGCATTAGAGGTAAGGAATTTAGATGTTTAGTTTTTTGGAATGGGAGTTACGGTGATTTCATGCAGAAGAAAGAATTAAAACAGATGGAAAATGTTCTTTTGAACAGAAAAGAAGTATTGTTGCGGGAACTTGAAGAACGGGTCGAGAAATATCGAGACACCAATAGCGGAAAGATGACAGATATTGCAGAAATCGCATCAAGCTCTTCAACCGATGAGTTGGAGATTACCGTTGCGGAAGAAGACGCACGGGAGCTGAAACAAATAGAAGATGCCCTGGCACGGATTCGGGCGGGTCATTATGGAGTTTGTGAACAGTGCGGCCAAATGATAAAAAAGGCGAGACTGAAGGCTATCCCGTTTGCCACTTTGTGTGTAAGCTGCAAGGAGGAAGAAGAAAGGGAGTATGACGAGAAAGCTACGCAGATGCGATATGATGCCGAGGATATAATTGACAAACCGGAACACGGAGAGACAGACGAAATAGACCGCAGATACCTGGGAAAAAAGATCATAGAACTCGAACGCGATGATAACAGAAACTAGCGCATCATTCCATACACTGGTTGGAACTTTCCTAAGCACATGCAAAAAATACGCCTGGAAAACCGCCATTATAGATCAAAACGGGGCACTCACGTATAACGACCTCCGCCGGGAAGCTATAAAGTGTGCGGCACGACTCTTATCAGGGAAAGCCGGAAGGAACGTCGGAATACTTCTTCCCAACGGGAGGGAATTTGTAACCGCATTCTACGGCATCCTCATGACGGGGAAAACGCCCGTCCCATTAAATTACCTGCTTTCACCAGCGCAATTGCTTTATGTAATCCAGGATGCAGGTATCAACACCATCTTCACCAACAACCTGTTTGCCCCACTGCTGGGGAATCAGATAAAACAGATTCTTCCCGGAGAAGATGAACAGTCTCCCGCATCGTTTGATGAAAGGGATATTAGGCAGGGAGATGCGGATGAACAGGCAGCCTTGCTCTATACTTCCGGCACTAATGCCAACCCGAAAGGGGTAATGTTGACACACGGGAATTTTCTGAGCAACCTGGATGGATGTATACACGCCTTCCATTTTACCGAGAAAGACGTATTGTTAGGCGTTCTTCCCCTGTTTCATACCTATGCATTGACCACAACCCTGATCCTGCCAATCTGCATCGGCGCAACAATCGTCTACCTCCCACGGTTTTCAGGGCCAAAGGTCCTGGAAATGATTGAAAAATTTAAAGTCACGGCCTTGTTTGCCATTCCATCCATGTACCGGGCGCTTTTGCGAACTGCTGAATCAACCAATCACGACCTAAGCACATTAAAGCTCTGTACGTCAGGGGGAGAACCCCTGCCGGGAGACGTTTTGGAGGCATTTAATAAAATATTTCCGGTACCATTGACCGAAGGCTACGGACTAACCGAAGCCACGGCAATCGTTTCTGTAAATCTTCCTGAAAAGTGCAAACCAGGCAGCATCGGCCCTCCGTTGAGCAACCTCGAAGTGAAGATCGTAAACGATAACGGCCAGAAGCAGCCTGTAAATAAAGAGGGCGAGATATGGGTAAAGGGGCCAAATGTGATGAGGGGGTACTACAAACTGCCACGGGAGACGGCGGAGACCACTACTACAGACGGCTGGCTGAAGACAGGGGATTACGGCAAACTGGACGAGGAAGGATTCCTTTGGATTACGGGCAGAAAAAAGGAGTTGCTTATTATCAGCGGGGAAAACGTGTCTCCCAATGAGATTGAACACGTCATCAGCAGTTATAAGAAGGTTTTTGAGGTAGCCGTTGTTGGGGTGCCTGACAAAGTTCGCGGTGAGGCTCCCAAGGCATTTATTGCGCTGCATGAGAACGTAACATGCAGCGAGGAAGAAATTAAGGACTACTGTATGCAGCGATTGCCACATTACAAGATACCTAAATATTTTGAATTCCGCAAGGAGTTGCCACACGGCCCCACCGGCAAGGTCTTAAAAAGGGCATTGAAATAACGCATTTCAGATTGAACAAAGCGTGAATCTGAAAGTATAACCTCTCTCTAAAACACATGCATGCTGAATGATTTTCTTCATATTTTCACCACCTTTATGACAAATAACCGGTGAAAGACTTCCCCTTTCTCCTGTTAGATAAATTTTACCATCTTTTAAAATGTTAAATGGAAAAGGTATATTTTTCCATACCGGTCAGCGTAATTTAAAGAGTAACTGATGATACGCAGTATAAGTCCCAAAAATTTTGATTGGTTCATGTTCCCCATAATATGTCTCATTTTGACCGTGGGGATATTTTTTATCTGGAGTGCATCATCCGAGAAGTTCGTATTCAAACAGCTCGTTTGGGTACTGATGGGATTTACCATTTTCTTTACCCTCCTTTATTTTGACTATCTCTCATTCGCCCACTACGCTTATATTATCTACGCCTGTGTCCTTTTCCTCTTATTACTCTTGCTAGTCCTTGGAGGTTCCGTGAAAGGCTCACAGAGGTGGTTTTCCATCGGTTCCTTTTCAATTCAGCCTTCGGAGTTCATGAAAATCACCCTGGTTCTCACCCTCGCAAGATTTCTCAGGTACAAGAAATACGGTCTCGGACTATTTGATATCGGAATTTCCCTCCTTTTAACCTTCATACCCATGGCGTTTATTATAAAGCAGCCGGATTTGGGCACAGCGCTGGTCATGGTTCCTATTTTACTTTCTATTCTCTATACTGCAGGTATCCGGCTCTCTCACCTCCTGATGTTCATCTGCACCGGGCTAGCCGTCTCACCTTTACTCTGGATGTTTCTGTTAAAGCCGTATCAGAAAATGAGGATCATAGGATTTCTCTGGCCTGAGAAAACCAATGATTGGGGCGCAGGCTATCACAGGCTCCAGTCCCTTATTGCCATCGGTTCCGGTGGTTTTTTTGGAGCCGGATGGGGAAATGGCACACAGAACCAAATGAAATTCCTGCCGGAACGGCATACAGATTTTATCTTTGCCGTTATTGCCGAAGAGTGGGGGTTTTTACGGACGTGTTTTGTCCTGTTTCTTTATATTGTTTTCATTACCTGCGGCATTGGTATTGCCAGGAGCACACGCGAGCCCTGCGGTCGACTTATTGTCGTAGGACTGGTTACCATGTTTGCGACTCAAATCGTAGTCAATATCTGCATGACTTTGGGAATAGCCCCCATTGTAGGAATCACGCTTCCCTTTATCAGTTACGGAGGTTCTTCCATGCTCACTTCATTTATCGCCCTTTCTATTATCTTTAATATTAAAATGCGTTCGAAGATAGACCTTGCTTCTCAGTATCTCCACGAAATACGGTAATAAAAAATGAATTTTGTTGCGTTAAAAATGCTTGTTGGAAATCGCGCCAAATACCTTGGCATTATTGTCGGACTGACCTTCGCTTCACTGCTTATTACCCAGCAGTCAGCCGTCTTCGTGGGGCTGATGACGCGGACGTTCGGCTTCCTGACGGACACGGCGCTTCCTGACATCTGGGTAATGGATCCGAAAGTGCAGTATATTGACGATCTCAAACCGCTAAAAGAAACGGAATCGCTTCGCGTTCGCAGCGTGCAAGGGGTTGCGTGGGCCGTGCCTTTGTACAAAGGGTTGCTGAAGGCGAGGCTGCCAAACGGAACCTTTCAGACATGCAACGTCATTGGTCTTGACGACGAGACGTTAATTGGAGGCCCCCCGAAATTGTTACAGGGGCAACTGGCCGACCTCCGCCGCAGTGACGCCGTAATCGTCGATAGTGTTGGCGCCACAGGTAAGCTGGCCAGGGTTATGCCAGACGGCAGGCGCGTGCCCATGAAAATAGGTGACACCATGGAACTCAATGATCATCGTGCCGTTGTCGTTGGAATTTGTGAAGTACAGCGAACGTTCCAGTCACAGCCGGTCGTTTACACAACTTTCTCGCGGGCAACGACTTTTTCACCGCGCGAGCGCAAACAGATGTCTTTTGTGCTGGTAAAAGCGAAACCGGGTCAGAATCTTCAGGCGTTGTGCCAGCGCATTCGCCAGACAACGGGTTTGGCTGCCTATACGAAGGACGAATTCAAAAAGCTTACTATCAGGTATTACAGGAAATACACGGGCATTCCTATCAATTTCGGGACTACGGTGGTGCTGGGCTTTATCGTTGGTGTTGCCATTGCAGGACAGACGTTTTACAACTTCACCCTTGATAATCTCCGTTATTTCGGAACGCTCAAGGCAATGGGCGCTTCGGATTTTCTGTTGTTGCGAATGATCTTGCTTCAGGCGGCAATGGTCGGAAGCATCGGATACGGACTCGGAGTCGGCGCCGCCTCGGTGTTCGGCATGCTGTCCGGCCGCACGGAACTTTCCTTCCAGCTGCCATGGCAGCTCCTGCTCTTCAGTGCGCTTGCCATCATGCTGATCTGTGCCATCTCTGCTGCCCTCAGCATGTGGAAGGTAGTGCGACTGGAGCCTGCAATTGTTTTTAAGAGCTAGCAGGCGAAAAAAATGGTTCAAGCCGCTTAAACGGCTTAAGCCGTTTAAACAGCTTAAACCGTGTATCCAGGATGGGAACTGAAACTTATTGTAATAATAAATCATAGAGAAAGTACCTGTTCATTATGTCAAATACGGATAACATTGCGGTGCTTTGCCGGGGTGTAACCAAAACGTATGGGAGCGGGGGTACCCGGGTCCGAGCCTTGAGTGGCGTAGATCTGGAGGTGCGTACGGGAGAACTGCTGATGCTCGTTGGCCCGTCCGGCAGCGGTAAGACAACACTGATTTCTGTCATCGCCGGCGTCCTGGACCGGGATGGCGGAGAATGTCTGGTATTTGGCCATGATTTCCAGCGTATGACCCATTATGAAAAGACGCAATATCGCGGACGAAACATTGGATTCGTTTTCCAGATGTTCAATTTGATTCCTACCCTGACGGCGGCTGAAAACGTAGCGGTTCCTCTGATCATCAATGGCACCAGACGGCGAGAGGCAATAGGCAGGGCGCGTGATATCCTCTGCCGTGTGGGTCTCAGCGATCGTACAAACTCACTCCCCTCGGAACTTTCAGGCGGACAGCAGCAGCGAGTCGCCATTGCACGGGCAATGTTACACAACCCGAAGCTCATTGTATGCGACGAACCCACCAGTGCGCTTGACCATGAGACTGGCCACAGGGTCATGGAACTGTTGCGCGAGGTGGCGGTTGGTATTGACCGTGCATTTGTTGTCGTTACCCACGATGCCCGTATTTTTGAATTCGCTGACCGCATAGCCAAAATGGATGACGGTCAGATCATTAGCGTGACAAATTCTCAGCGTAATTCGTCAGATCAAAAAAAGGAATCAGGAGAAGCCCATTATTAGAAAATACCTCCTCCCTGTCCTGGCGGCCTTAGGTGTTGGGTTTGCCGTGTTAACCGTCATTAAAGGCAGTAGATCCGTTCCACCGTCTCCACCTGTTGTGGATCCGAGTGCGCCGCCCTTCGGGTCATCTGTGGCCGGAGCTGGTATTGTGGAGGCAAACACGGAAAACATTGCTATCGGCACGCTCATTCCTGGTGTTGTCTCTGAAATTTACGTTTCCGTGGGCGGCAGGGTCAATGCCCGTGATCCTTTATTTAAGATCGACGACCGTGATCTGAAGGCCCAGCTGGCGATACGACAGACGGCGCTAAGAGTGGCAAAGGCAAAAGTCAGCGTGGAAAAGGCACAATTGGATGATTTGAAAGACCAATTGGCCAAGGCTGAAATCTTGTCTTACAAAAAGGTTATCAGCGTCGATGAACTGGACAGGCGCCGTTATGCGGTGCAAACCGCTGAGGCGAAACTGGCACAGGCAAGAGCAGAGGTCGCTTCTGCCAAAGCACAAGTGAATGAAACAGAAACCAATCTTGACCGGGTGATTGTACGGGCGCCATGCAATGGCAAGATCCTGCAGTCTAAAATCCATCCTGGGGAGTTTGCCCCTGCGGGCATCACCCAAACGCCGCTCATGCTCTTTGGTAGCACAGAACCCCTGAACGTGCGTGTTGATGTGGATGAAA contains:
- the dnaA gene encoding chromosomal replication initiator protein DnaA, which translates into the protein MLDASAQKVTISEVEKNFILKGILSVIKKVVTAQQFDIWFSCLSVFSLTNNSITFVAPNNFIRDWLNSNYSDLFSSAVYKVLNSSREVIISTEDEVFEQPPVLSFFSNGSVHDAMGISDEHYSIPLNKYYSFENFVVGPCNRLAHAAAVAVSESPGHAYNPLFIHGASGLGKTHLLHAINNVLASKYTMKTLFLSCERFVNHYISTIRSNSWDSFRELYRNADALLIDDIQLFENSQGSREEFFHTFNTLYNAKKQIVITSDCLPESIASLEDRLVSRFKWGLLCGIDSATIETRIAIVEKKASLWGINLSHEVASYLAENLSGNIRELEGAIARLNKEEKVTKNSITLDLAKKVIQGLSGNKKAVSIEAVIEAVSRRFHVTVSQLQSKRRTRSLALPRQIVMYLSRKLTNMSLVEIGGYIGGRDHSTVIHADEKITQMLKKDKNLLFILQKLENELQK
- a CDS encoding DUF721 domain-containing protein, yielding MAEELPERYFYNRNKIVRIGQILKDVFPKRSITDRTYNQVREAWRRIAGDDVCKYSDVTGLKNRVLYVNVESAALIHHLTNFEKHAIIARINEIVGTKCVEDIRFKAGMIDEGRR
- the dnaN gene encoding DNA polymerase III subunit beta, translated to MNLIFSGNDLYNNFNLVTGIVPSSTIKNILKGVKVEVKDNRVKLTATDLEVLVKCLAPVKECAGDGSIVLPALRVNNILREWAGHDEVIMSIEGNGCVLRSKGGHFKIAGEDSGQFPDVTVTEIRDFVEADGAVIGDMVGKVVHSVSTVKARSVLSGVFVRISGDDIIMVAADGNRMSCVKRKVDNPGGVSMDGVIAVKCLMFLQRFVSECKGPLRVGIGESRICFVGETGEVISQIIEGQYPRYEDIIPKKDGRVVEVNRDELLSGVRMASFMTSEGYRIVKFAITGGKLMLTSRAADVGEAELEIVASYEGPDFEISFNPDYVMDALKVSDGDTIVMKFSDGEGAAVFKTGYEQMDVIMPIEPK
- a CDS encoding TraR/DksA family transcriptional regulator, whose amino-acid sequence is MQKKELKQMENVLLNRKEVLLRELEERVEKYRDTNSGKMTDIAEIASSSSTDELEITVAEEDARELKQIEDALARIRAGHYGVCEQCGQMIKKARLKAIPFATLCVSCKEEEEREYDEKATQMRYDAEDIIDKPEHGETDEIDRRYLGKKIIELERDDNRN
- a CDS encoding ABC transporter ATP-binding protein, translating into MSNTDNIAVLCRGVTKTYGSGGTRVRALSGVDLEVRTGELLMLVGPSGSGKTTLISVIAGVLDRDGGECLVFGHDFQRMTHYEKTQYRGRNIGFVFQMFNLIPTLTAAENVAVPLIINGTRRREAIGRARDILCRVGLSDRTNSLPSELSGGQQQRVAIARAMLHNPKLIVCDEPTSALDHETGHRVMELLREVAVGIDRAFVVVTHDARIFEFADRIAKMDDGQIISVTNSQRNSSDQKKESGEAHY
- a CDS encoding class I adenylate-forming enzyme family protein; this encodes MITETSASFHTLVGTFLSTCKKYAWKTAIIDQNGALTYNDLRREAIKCAARLLSGKAGRNVGILLPNGREFVTAFYGILMTGKTPVPLNYLLSPAQLLYVIQDAGINTIFTNNLFAPLLGNQIKQILPGEDEQSPASFDERDIRQGDADEQAALLYTSGTNANPKGVMLTHGNFLSNLDGCIHAFHFTEKDVLLGVLPLFHTYALTTTLILPICIGATIVYLPRFSGPKVLEMIEKFKVTALFAIPSMYRALLRTAESTNHDLSTLKLCTSGGEPLPGDVLEAFNKIFPVPLTEGYGLTEATAIVSVNLPEKCKPGSIGPPLSNLEVKIVNDNGQKQPVNKEGEIWVKGPNVMRGYYKLPRETAETTTTDGWLKTGDYGKLDEEGFLWITGRKKELLIISGENVSPNEIEHVISSYKKVFEVAVVGVPDKVRGEAPKAFIALHENVTCSEEEIKDYCMQRLPHYKIPKYFEFRKELPHGPTGKVLKRALK
- a CDS encoding ABC transporter permease, producing MNFVALKMLVGNRAKYLGIIVGLTFASLLITQQSAVFVGLMTRTFGFLTDTALPDIWVMDPKVQYIDDLKPLKETESLRVRSVQGVAWAVPLYKGLLKARLPNGTFQTCNVIGLDDETLIGGPPKLLQGQLADLRRSDAVIVDSVGATGKLARVMPDGRRVPMKIGDTMELNDHRAVVVGICEVQRTFQSQPVVYTTFSRATTFSPRERKQMSFVLVKAKPGQNLQALCQRIRQTTGLAAYTKDEFKKLTIRYYRKYTGIPINFGTTVVLGFIVGVAIAGQTFYNFTLDNLRYFGTLKAMGASDFLLLRMILLQAAMVGSIGYGLGVGAASVFGMLSGRTELSFQLPWQLLLFSALAIMLICAISAALSMWKVVRLEPAIVFKS
- the rodA gene encoding rod shape-determining protein RodA, encoding MIRSISPKNFDWFMFPIICLILTVGIFFIWSASSEKFVFKQLVWVLMGFTIFFTLLYFDYLSFAHYAYIIYACVLFLLLLLLVLGGSVKGSQRWFSIGSFSIQPSEFMKITLVLTLARFLRYKKYGLGLFDIGISLLLTFIPMAFIIKQPDLGTALVMVPILLSILYTAGIRLSHLLMFICTGLAVSPLLWMFLLKPYQKMRIIGFLWPEKTNDWGAGYHRLQSLIAIGSGGFFGAGWGNGTQNQMKFLPERHTDFIFAVIAEEWGFLRTCFVLFLYIVFITCGIGIARSTREPCGRLIVVGLVTMFATQIVVNICMTLGIAPIVGITLPFISYGGSSMLTSFIALSIIFNIKMRSKIDLASQYLHEIR
- the gyrB gene encoding DNA topoisomerase (ATP-hydrolyzing) subunit B, translating into MKEEDKSLVVRQDTYDATSIKVLGGIEAVRKRPAMYIGDTTLKGLHHLVEEVVCNSVDEAVAGFCENVNVKIHADGSLSVVDDGRGIPVDIHKETNKSALEVVMTMLHAGGKFEHKSYKVSGGLHGVGVSVVNALSEWMEVEVKRDEHVYFQRYEKGEAKSPVEVRGVTKKRGTKVLFKPDPEIFEDTTFCFETIAKRLREYAFLNKGLKITLNDERTDKSDSFQYEGGIKAFIKELNDGKEVVHKDIIYFEKESDGTIVEVAMQYNDGYSENVYSFANNINTVEGGTHLSGFRAALTRTLNNYAKNKGLLSEEKAPTGDDYKEGLTVVISIKLPDPQFEGQTKTKLGNRDVQGFVEAVVNEQFGIYCEETPATAKAIINKGIDAARAREAARKARDLTRRKGALGNTNLPGKLADCSSRDFETSELFLVEGISAGGTAKQGRDRTFQAILPLKGVILNVEKARIDKMLSNEEIRTLISALGTGIGMDEFNVSNLRYGKVIIMTDADIDGAHIRTLLLTFFFRQMIDLIEKGHIYIAQPPLYKVTKNKRQEYIYDDRELQKKLISLGGEGTVMEINRGKKEGLDNAKLGKLLQILVQMEEYTKMLRKKGISLDRFLGLRHKKSGNLPFYKVTYRGEVFYVYSEEELEKLIKEKQQAEGRELEILEEDDVIETRQRREEGVIEVIEYHESREIEKTMRIIENFGFSIDEYFDGRDSKEPQYKLASGDTEMYANSLGEVLSKIREIGRKGLEIQRYKGLGEMNAEELAETTMNINTRTLLKVKVEDAAKADAIFSTLAGKDVQRRKEFIEKHALEVRNLDV